Sequence from the Sphingobacteriaceae bacterium GW460-11-11-14-LB5 genome:
TACGTCTAACAACAAGATATCAGAGCGGTTTCCGGCCAGAACATCAGCCTGAATTGCTGCACCAAGTGCTACCACCTCATCAGGATTGATATTATCCTGTGGTTTTTTGCCGAAGAAATTTTCTACCGCCTGTTTTACATAAGGCGTACGGGTAGAGCCACCCACTAAAATCACTTCGTCTATATCGCTTGCCGATAGATCAGCATCGCTTAATGCATTTTTACATGCGGTTATGGTTTCTTCAACTTTTGCCGAAATTAACTGCTCAAAGGTTTGTTTATCCAATGTGCACCAGATTTCGCCAACCTGCTCGTTATATAAATTTTGGGTAGATAATGCTTTTTTAGCAGCCTCAGCTTGTAGGCGTAAGGTTTGCATCAAAATATTGTCTTGGGCAACTACGGCTACATCGAGGTTGTTTTTCTCCAGCCAGTAATTTAAAATGGCCCGGTCAAAATCGTCACCACCTAAATAGGTATTGCCGTTGGTCGCCAACACTTCAAATATTCCGTTCTGGATCTGTAAAATAGAAACATCAAATGTTCCACCGCCTAAATCGTAAACTGCAATGGTTTTTTGTTGTGTTGGATCTAAACCAATTCCGTATGCCAAACTTGCTGCAGTGGGTTCATTTACAATACGCATCACGTCCAGGCCGGCCAGTTTTCCGGCATCTCTTGTGGCCTGGCGCTGGCTATCATTAAAATATGCCGGAACAGTGATTACCGCTCTGTTGACAGGCGTTTTTAAAGCGTGTTCTGCTCTTGCTTTAAGCTCTTTCAAAATTTCTCCCGATAATTCGATGGGCGTATAAAAGCGGTCGCCGGCATGGATTTTTACCAATGCATCGCTATCGTCGTCTATAATTTTGTAAGAGAAAATATCTTTATGTTCGGCCACATCTTTATAAGAGCGGCCCAGTAATCTTTTTACCGAAAAAATGGTGTTTGAAGGATCGGTGGTTAAAAATTCTTTCGCCTCATTCCCCACAATGGCTTCGTTCTGGTTATTAAAATAAACCACTGATGGTACCAAAATCCCTTTACCTGCATCGTTAATTACCTGCGGATTTTTATCGGGATTGATAAAAGCCACCAAACTATTGGTTGTACCTAAATCTATTCCAACTATAATTTCTTCCTTCTGAAACGAACCTGTAGCAAGGTTAATCGATATTTTTGCCATGGGCACAAAAGTAAGCAAATGTTGTACTAAAATTGTTGAAATGTTGTAAAGTTGAAATGTTAAATAGATTAAATTTGATTTCTTTCAAATACGGTTAGTATTAGGTAATGAACGCTCCGGTAATTCTTTGGTTGCAGCAGCCCTGCTG
This genomic interval carries:
- a CDS encoding molecular chaperone DnaK, with product MAKISINLATGSFQKEEIIVGIDLGTTNSLVAFINPDKNPQVINDAGKGILVPSVVYFNNQNEAIVGNEAKEFLTTDPSNTIFSVKRLLGRSYKDVAEHKDIFSYKIIDDDSDALVKIHAGDRFYTPIELSGEILKELKARAEHALKTPVNRAVITVPAYFNDSQRQATRDAGKLAGLDVMRIVNEPTAASLAYGIGLDPTQQKTIAVYDLGGGTFDVSILQIQNGIFEVLATNGNTYLGGDDFDRAILNYWLEKNNLDVAVVAQDNILMQTLRLQAEAAKKALSTQNLYNEQVGEIWCTLDKQTFEQLISAKVEETITACKNALSDADLSASDIDEVILVGGSTRTPYVKQAVENFFGKKPQDNINPDEVVALGAAIQADVLAGNRSDILLLDVTPLSLGIETMGGLMDVIIARNSKVPTKAGRQYTTSIDGQVNMKISVYQGERDLVKENRKLAEFDLKGIPAMPAGLPKVDINFLLNADGILTVQAIELRSGVKQEIEITPSYGLSDDTVEKMLLDSIEHAKSDVEQRMLIEARSEGEQLLYTAERFIEKHAEHLTETEIAETKVHIEALRTALATQEKDTILKRADELNEFTRPFAERVMDAAISTAMKGKKIE